The genomic region TATActacaattgtatttatatgtTCCTTGAATAATACAATGACCTTATCGAAAAGAATCtgttgaaaaagtaaaaacttcacgttttgtagctttaaaattaagttacTATATAAACTCAGAAGCTGAATTATATGTCGTCCAGCTAATATGTCGGTTGAGACTTAAAGTTACTACATAAACTCAGAATATGAATTATATAGCGTCCAGCTAAAATGTCGGTTGACACTTGAAGTTACTACATAAACTCAGGAGCTGAATTGTATGTCGTCCAGCTAAGATGTCGGTTGAGACTTGAAGTTACTATATAAACTCAGGAGCTGAATTATATGTCGTCCAGCTAAAATGTCGGTTGAGACTTAAAGTTACTACATAAACTCAGAAGATGAAACATTTGTCGCTGAGATGTCGGTTGAGACTTTAAATTACAACATAAAGTCAGGAGCTGAATTATATATCGTCCAGCTAAGATGTCGGTTGAGACTTGAAGTTACTATATAAACTCAGAAGCTGAATCATCTGTCGTCCCAGCTCAGATCTTGGTTGACATTTAAAGTTTCTATTTAAACTCAGAAGCTGAAACATCTGTCGTCCCAGCTGAGATGTTGATTGGCAGTTGATGTAACTAGTTACTATATAAACTCAGACATTTGTCGCCCAGCCGAGATCTCGGTTGACATTTGAAGTGTCTAGTGACTATATAATTCCAGAAGCTAAAATATCTGTCGTCCTCGCTGAGTTGTCTTTTGACTTTTGAAGTTCTTTTATAAACACAGACGCTGAGCCATCTGTCGTACCAGCCAAAATATTGGTTGGGAATTGAAGTGACTAATTACTATATCAATTCAAATTCTAAAGCATGAGTTTCCCAGCTTACTTTTTTGAGATGTCGGTTGAGATTCTATATAAACTCGAGCTGACACATCAACGTAATATGGTTTTGCCGCTCAAGAAAGATTTGGGCTTTATCCAGCATTTATTAACActgaacaaatattaacaatatgcCATACATATGAATgtaagtcaaggtcacactcaaTGGCATTTGGTCGACTTCTCGTTTGTGAGTACGTTCGTTTGAACGAATTTAGCTTGCTCGGCTTTAAATCCATGAATGTcggtattttaaatattcttgaGAGATGAGTGCATATTAGGTGCAACACTCTGTTCATAACAGGTGCAAAACGCTGGAGATCAACAGTCAAGATCTCACCCATGTTCAATTTGGGCTAGTCAAAGAGGGAGTTTActattatttcaatgtcataaTGACTTGCGAAACATGATTATAACATGAAACTGAAGTTTTATTTGGATCAATTGTGTGCTTCTGCAATTTTTAGTTGCAAGATGACATTGTATGAAGTAAATCCTACACGCATTATAGATAATATTTCTATGTAcgaaaacatatgttttaaggTGTGACACAAAATTGAAACCGACATTATAAAGTGCAAATAGATTTGACCACGAGTTTTGACAACACCAATAACGGCCCTCTCCCATATTTGCATGTTGTTAAGGGTTAATAAAACTTTGTCGGTAGGAGGCTCTCAATGATACTGATGAACGGTTGATTAATAAAGCCAGCGACGTATAACACGGCCATATtttgcattcaaaatattaagtCAACCAAGAGTTATGCATATATCAATAGTTTGCATCGATGGAACTGAAAGAGACTCGTTCATGCGAGTCATGCGAACCCTCGACGATAATCTCACGAAAACcaaccaaaaaacaacatattatcAACTATCCCTTGGACACTCATTCGAAGCTGAGGGAAATTTAGACCTTTATTAAAAGCATTGGTTGCATCGCGTTATAATgtaaatcaaccaatcatgctatagccttttgttgaatcgcgcAAGTAACGCATTTTAAAATTGGGGACTTCGTAGACATTATTTGAGcataaattatcaattgttgAAGGTGTTTCATCCATCAATAATAAGGTTTAACACTCTTTTTTCGCAGTAAAACAAgtgtattttacaaaccatgaacgagtccctGAAGAATAACACTTAGTAATGGTTAACTTTGCTAGTATGCATGTGtcacataacattttgttttgtagcCATACCATGTGTGTATAATTTCGTGTCCACTCACTATCTCTAACACGTCTTGAAGAAACCACTTCATCGAGAAGAAGTTCAGACCCAGACATGCCGGCGCAATGTCACAATACAAGGACAAAGGTAAGCGCTATGGATTCCAAGTACGCTACCTATCTCTTAGTCCTCTTTAAAGACGGTGAGAATAAAATAATGGTAAGACAGTAGACCATGAATTAGAATAACTAAATTGTCAGTCTGTTACACTAttatacaacctacatttacagccaatgcaATTGCAATTAGAATACAATCTACATTTTACGCCAATGATATTGCCGAAAGGCAACCTTTTAGTagtaggcttaatcattaagaatttcagcgttcgcgcgtgtttaaaggtgcgcctactgccaatcatccgatacacatATGAGGTTGACCTTGTTCTTTGCTGTCTCCCAAGGATGCATTTATACTGATATGTCAAGAAGTAGAAAATCgcaatcatccgatacacatATGAGGTTGACCTTGTTCTTTGCTGTCTCCCAAGGATGCATTTATACTGATATGTCAAGAAGTAGGAAATCGCACAACTATGAGGCCAAAGAGTGTTCTGTAATGACAATCTGCTGGAAAATTCGTCCATTCTAATAACCACAATTACGTGCTATCAAGTAGTCATGTATGAATTTTTACCTCACGTATGGAGTGAAAGAGTTCTACAGAGGGctttcaacaattttaataaaaaatggtcCAAGCAATGTGTTATTATTCCTAGAAAGAGATAATTTGTTAGAAACCTATGCAAGGATAGAGTCCACTGGTGAACGAGTTGTACTCGACTTTGTGAGCGGAGATTTCCTCGGCGCATTTTGCCCAGCATTTTAGTACAGCATTTTACCCGGTCAATGTAGTTGAAGTGCGCATGCAAAGTCAAGTGGGTGGAGAATTCAAGCATATGCTGCCGACCTTTTACTTAATATTGTAGGAGAGAACTTACAGCTTAAAAAAGTTGTTTAGAGGTGTACACATTAAGTACACAAGGGTTCTATTGTCTTTGGTAATCGCTAATGCCCCCTATgagttattaaagaaaaatgtgttcTCTAGCGTTAGTGCTTATGATAACTAGTTTATGATATTGTTTAGATATATCCTTTTTAGTGTAAAAGTCACTTTAAGCTGACAATAATAccgaatataatgcaaataatgcactatttcggattaaaattgtttcatttatttttgggGGAATAACAGGAAACCTCCCTAAAACACCTTAATTTTGGTCATGAGGGATGAGCGCAAGTCAAAACTGTATGCCCCTATGTTACGCCCCCTCTTATGTCAAATCATGGATTAGCCTCTGGAGGTACACCTCTATTTCATTAATAGAGAATAATTGATGAACTTCTGTTATTTTTAGACCTATATCTCTTAATAAAGATGTTCACCTGTAAATTAGAAAGACTCTAGTGGGAAGCCCTAACCATAGAGGggttaatttattaaaaaagaggTGTACCTCTATTTTATACAAGGTGACCCTGAACCATATGGTACATCATATAGATGaaagtacatacatatataatttggTAATACATGTATGCACTGATTACTCAGGTTTTCCATTAGTTGTTCTTTAACTCAAGTTATATATTCTACTGTTAACTTTTGTAATTTGACGGGTTTATCAGATTTGTTTAGAGTCCtgattattcatttattcttaTACCAACTAATTGTGCTGTTGTTAAGTTGAGGGTTCTAAAAGGAGTCTTTTTCAACTGCTATTACTTTacagtaaaattataaaaacaataccaCATTGTTGGCAAAAACACAAGGAATGTTGCATTGAGATACAAACTTTTCATACAAACAAATGtcatatacaaaatacattagTATTTGGGCTGTCTTtaagaaaatttatttcattattgtgaCTATTTACAAGCCAAggtttaaactttgatatttgatacattttcaTCCAATGAAATAGGCTTCAATCGATGCCAAGCTTACCGGTAATCTGACCTGCCGAAAACAAGTTATAGctttttttctgacaaaaagCAAACTTTTAACAATGCTGTGTATGGGTTGAATTAAATGCacctatttcaaaataaataaaatgtaatataaaaagtgTATAAGTGTATAAGTGTCTATTTGTAACTGTTGAATATTAATTATTCTAAACAATTTTAGGTAATCCATCCATTACTACTAATAAAAAGTGCTTatgtttaagtttcattttcattttcaagttacaaaatgttagtttaaatatatcaaaagtttTCATTCAGACTTTTGTTTTTtagacattttattatttaagaaacaaattaaaataaaattgctgtatatttataatagttaaaaaaataaattattacctctttttttacataattctTATCATAATTAAGTATGATCGCCATTTTGTTGctattcaaaaatgtaatgattgcaaacataatcaaataattcaacaatataaaacagatatagatattatctttaaattaatatgttaaatacaCTAACACATGGTTAAccttaataaaacattgttactTGTCGTGATAAAACTAATGTGTTTTCTATCctataaaaagcagaaataaaAAGGAGCATGTTCATTGTTCAGCATTAAGTTATGATAAAACTGTCGTATTGAACGTACTGCTTtatgacttttttgtttttatttggttttgttAGTTATACTATAGCAGGGTCCATATCCAAACCATGTCCAtggttttatgtatattttgatcCGAATGCGATATAGatgtaaatgttttgtgaaaaggtaAATATTGCATCAACTTGCATGACGAATGGGGTTGTATTCTATGTCAGTTAGATGTCATGAAGTGAagtcttaataattaagaaggaCCCGTTCACTACGCTCACTCCGCGCATTCTTGATAATTAAGAACGACCCGTTCACTACGCTCACTCCGCGCATTCTTGATAATTAAGAAGGACCCATTCACTACGCTCACTCCGCGCATTCTTGATAATTAAGAAGGACCCGTTCACTACGCTCACTCCGCGCATTCTTGataattaagaattcacttcatgacATCTTGTACTCTGTTTCGTGTCATCACACTCTACCTGTCACTCGCAAATCGCAACTGTGTTGTACTTTTCCTAGTTTGCAAGAAATATAGTTTGGACCTAGGCTTAATCATAACGAATtaaactttcgcgggtgtttaaatgtCCACCTGGCTATTCTGAATGCCGCCGAGAAACTGAAACAAGACGATGAATGCGGGTATGAGCTGACAAAATTGCGATTGATCTTGTCCTTGTTTGCCTTCAGAGTGCTGGATTTGACACCACACATAAGAAGATACGCTGGCTTGTGTTGTACATGGCAGCATACCCGGCCGTTCAGGGCTGTGTCCAAGAAGGAATTGATAGCGTCGTAGGGCAGAACCGGCCGCCAGTGCTCGCAGATAAGCCCCGCCTTGTATACACGGAAGCAGTAATTCAAGAAGTCATGCGCATTGTTACGATGGTTCCGGTTTCATTGCCGCACTACGCGATAAAGGATTCCAAGCTATGTGGTTTCCACGTTGACAAAGACACCGTCGACATCCTTAATATGTTTCCGTTTCTCACGAAGCAAAGGTCTGGGGAGATCCTGACAACTTTCGACCCGAGTGTTTTTTGACTGAGAGCGTAAAAATAAATGGCTCATTACTCGGACACTCACTTCAGTTTGGCCTCGGACGGAGGCGATGTGTTGGTGAACAGCTATCTTACATCAACctcttcattttgttttgttctctCATGCAGCAGTGCCGCTTTTCACTGTCAGGCAGTGCAGACCTGACACCGATACCGGGACTAGTTTATACCCCGGAGAAATGCAATATCATAGTGCAGAATAGGAATTAAATTATATTACGATTACTTGAAGTCAcaatacagtcgaatcccgttggctcgatatcgcttggttAAATGTCCTCGATAGCTCGAACTAAATGTCAaggaccgattttgttttacattttgtaatcGTTCCCGCTTGGGTCGATATTCGCGACGCTCTAAGTATTTTTGTCCGATCCtcgggatatcgagccaacgggtacCGACTGTACAGTACCACACTGGTGCTGATTTCCACAAATTATATCGAATGATGAATGTATGAATCAGTCAAtcgttataataataataataataataataataataataataataataataataataataataacaaaaataataataataataataataataataataataataataataataataataataataataataactttaaagaAGGTACCACATTGTGACATGGGcatcatattaaaaataaacttaacacACGTCCTTTTTACAATgcggccttctgaaagaacacacacacacacgcgcccGCGCCCGCCCGATCGCCCGCCCTCCCGCCCGcccgcacgcacgcacgcacgcacgcccGCACGcccgcacgcacacacacacgcacgcacacacacacacacacacacacacacgaatataaataagaaaacacaTTTGAGTAccgcaaaaaaacaaattgttaaagagcatcattacattttttttcaaacgtaaGCAAaaatttttgttatttcaatatggtacgtaataaaatttaatacgAAGACGTAAAGAAACCTTGAATATAATACACTAATTTAACACATCAATGCGtaaaaatacaccattttgaaccaaaatgttaacaagaattctcatcatttttttaactgagtaagtaggacagtcacacatttatttaacatttcactcgacatatacataatttataaactaTACTAAACTATGGAATTTTGCATTTTGGTTTTTGCAGTTGATGATTTAAACAGAACTTCTTGCTCCTTCTGGTGAAAGGTAATAAACTCTCCCACTGTAACATGCAAACGAGTGTTTTTTGTAGTATGTTTTATGTCGAATGTGAGCAATGTCTTGTCGCGTAGAAGATCGTAATCCATATCGAGTATTGCTAGATATCTGAATAATGTATCTTATATTACTCGGTGTAAGATTGTTAAtagatttatataccataacagccgtttgatatttgcaacggtattcaaattgaagccattctaatactataaataattcatgcgaTGGCGTTCTCATAGgcttaaagataattatttctGCAGCTTTTTTTAATCATGCTTATTCGTCTGATATGCGTTTGTTTACTTTTCCCCCAAATACTACAACATTAGTCAAACATAGAAGGTATATACggtttataaaacaattttctcatttgaTCCGTTAAAAAGCAATTGAGCCTTTTTAAAAAGGGCTATATTTGCAGTTACTTTCTTGCAGATAAAGTCATCTTACAGATTCCATGACAATGATGACTCAATAACAATTCCAAGAAATTTCTTCGaagttacattttcaaacaGTACTTTGTCTACGAATAATATGAGTGCATATGCATTCCTCAACTTTGCATTGGAACCCAGCAACATGCAACTTGTTTTTACTGAATGTATTGCCATGTTCTTTATTTTGCACCAATCCGAAACCATGTCAAAATGTATTTGCACGTCCGTTTATTTCCTGCGTTCATCATAGTGGTACATGTGTATTGGCTTTATTTATGTGTGAGATATTACGTTGATTGTATTTATACGCGatattgtttcattgaaaatgtaatgGTCTTCAAATGACTCGGATGggtcttttttttatatttttatgtagtTTAACATATGACAATGTTTGCTAGTTAATTATAGAAAAACCATCCATCAtgaggatgcaaagatgtgtcgagattatttttatgtttaatttacatgtattaagCATTCTATTATTTTGGCATGTATTGCATATTTAGATAACACGATAATGAAGCTactatataatgatattatatattaaacggAGGTaataaaaatactacaaatatattaaaattgtatttacctgtttcttaaataatacaataaccttataaaatgaatatgtgaaAGAAAAGTAAAATCTTCACGTTTTGTAGCTTCAAAATTGAGTAATTATCTAAACTCAGAAGCTGTATTATATGTCGTCCAGCTAAGATGTCGGTTGACACTTGAAGTTACTATATAAAGTATGAAGCTGAAAAATTTGTCGTCCAGCTGAGATGTTGGTTGACACCTGAAATTACAATATAAACCcagaaaatgaaacatatgtCGTCCAGCTAAGATGTCAGTTGACATTTGAAGTGACTATATAAACtcagaaaatgaaacatatgtaGTCCAGCTAAGATGTCGGTTGACATTTGAAGTGACTATATAAACTCAGAAAATGAAACAGATGTCGTCCAGCTAAGATGTCGGTTGAAATTTTGAAGTGACTATATATACTGAGAAGCTGAAACATTTGTCGTCCAGCTAAGATGTCGGTTGACATTTGAAGTTACTATATAAACTGAGAAGCTGAAACATTTGTCGTCCAGCTAAGATGTCAGTTGACATTTGAAGTGACTATATAAACtcagaaaatgaaacatatgtaGTCCAGCTAAGATGTCGGTTGACATTTGAAGTGACTATATAAACCCAGAAAATGAAACAGATGTCGTCCAGCTAAGATGAAATTTCGGTTGAAATTTTGAAGTGACTATATATACTGAGAAGCTGAAACATTTGTCGCCCAGCTGAGATGTCGGTTGACATTTGAAGTGACTTTATAAACTAAGAAGCTGAATCACCTGTCGTCCAGCTGAGATGTCGGTTGAAACTTGAAGTTACTATATAAACTCAGAAGCTGAAACATCTGTCGTCCCACCTTAGATGTCGGTTGACATTTGAAGTGCCTATATAAACTAAGAAGCTGAATCATCTGTCGTTACAGCTGAGATGTCGGTTGACATTTGAAGTTACAGTATAAACTGAGAAGCTGAAACATCTGTCGTTCAGCTAAGATGTCGGTTGACATTTGAAGTGACTATATAAACTCAGCAGCTGAAACATCTGTCGTCCAGTTGAGATATTGGTTGACACTTGAAGTGACTATATAAACTGAGAAGCTGAAACATTTGTCGCCTAGCTGAGATGTCGGTTGACACTTGAAGTTACTATATAAACTGAGAAGCTGAAACATTTGTCGTCCAGCTAAGATGTCGGTTGACATTTGAAGTTAATATATAAACTGAGAAGCTGAAACATTTGTCGCCCAGCTAAGATGTCGGTTGACACTTGAAGTTACTATATAAACTCAGAAGCTGAAACATGTTACGCCAAGCTGAGATGTTGGTTGACATTTGAAGTGACTATATTAACGCAGAATCTGAAACATCTGTCGTCCCAGCTGAGATGTCGGTTGAGACTTGAAGTGACTATATAAACTTAAAAGTTGAAACTTCTGTCGTACAAGCTGTGATTTCGGTTGATGTTTCCAAGGGGATATGGAGCGCATTTCGTTCATACTTGCATACATATTTGGATGTCAAGTATGTCATTAAACTATTGAAAATCGTTGTTGATTTTGGTTAGGGCTTAGGTAGCTAAAGCgcaaagtattattattttgttgacaATCTGTTTTTCACATATAGAATATCCACAGAATTCGATGGCAGATAGGCAGATAGTTATCTAGTATATTTTTAAGTTCATGTGTATGTGTCTATTCcattttttgtctgtttttatcAACGTAATTCGGTTTTGTCGATTAACGACGATTAGGGCTTGTCGGCATTTACTTAACATGGCacaaatattcacaatatgccagacatatatatatgtgagtGAAGGTCACACTCAATGGTCATTGGTTGAATTCTCTTTTATTTTGGCTTGTCGGTGCTTGGCCAAACATTGGGGggtttaaaacaacaacttacGTCTGTGCGTTCGTTCGTCCATAAGTTCTTTCGAACGATTTTGGCTTGTCCGGCTTATCCATGCATGTGGAAATTTTCAATATACTTTAGAGATAAGTGCATAATAGGTGCAAAACTCTTTTCTGTAgaccaaatgtcaaaatatcacCAAAGTGCCAGTTTGCCTAGTTAAAAAGGGAGTTTACTATTATTCCAATGTCATAATGAATTGCGTAACATGAG from Mya arenaria isolate MELC-2E11 chromosome 3, ASM2691426v1 harbors:
- the LOC128225901 gene encoding cytochrome P450 2J4-like, with protein sequence MSQYKDKGKRYGFQSAGFDTTHKKIRWLVLYMAAYPAVQGCVQEGIDSVVGQNRPPVLADKPRLVYTEAVIQEVMRIVTMVPVSLPHYAIKDSKLCGFHVDKDTVDILNMFPFLTKQRSGEILTTFDPSVF